Part of the Streptomyces sp. NBC_01460 genome, ACTCCGGGAGCTGCGCCCGGCACATTCCGTCGGCCAGTTTATCGGTCGCTTCCGGTGTTTGGGTCACGTGTCTCGCCCCTTGGGAGGTCTGTGACCTGCGGCACTGTTGACGGCAGTACGACAATCCCTCCTCACGGGGTCGAGAGAGAGCCGATCGCCGTGTCTTCCTGCCCGGCGGGACGGCCTTTACGCAATCTAACGGAAACGCGCCGTGACCAGGTCCCAGACGGTGTCGGCAAGCGCTTCCTTCGGCCCGTACGGCACAGCGGTCTCGCCCCCGTCGGCCCCGAGCACGACCGCCTCGTTCTCCTCGGCACCGAAGGTCTTGCGCTCCCCCACCTCGTTCACGACGAGCAGGTCGCAGCCCTTGCGGCGGAGCTTATCGCGGCCGTTGGCGAGGACGTCGTCGGTCTCCGCGGCGAATCCGACGACGAGCTGCCCCGGCCGGGCCCGGTCAGCCGCGACCTCGGCGAGGATGTCGGGGTTGCGGACCAGCGCGATCGGAGGCTGTTCCTGACCGTCCTTCTTCTTGATCTTCCCCGTCGCGTACGCGGCCGGCCGGAAGTCGGCGACCGCCGCCGCCATCACGACCACATCGGCGTCGGCCGCCGCCTTCAGCACCGCCTCGCGGAGCTGCACGGCGGTCCCGGCCCGCAGGACGTCGGCTCCCGCGGGGTCGGGGAGCCCGGTGTTCGCCTCGATCAGCGTCACCCGGGCGCCCCGGGCGACGGCGGTGCGGGCGAGGGCGTAGCCCTGCTTGCCCGAGGAACGGTTGCCCAGGTAGCGCACCGGGTCGAGCGGCTCACGGGTGCCGCCCGCGCTGATCACCACATGCCGGCCGGCGAGGTCCGGGGCGACGGGGCCGCGGGCCAGGACCCTGCGGCAGACCTCGAAGATCTCCCCGGGATCGGGCAGCCGGCCCTTGCCGGTGTCCACTCCGGTGAGCCTGCCGACGGCGGGCTCGATGACGACGGCACCGCGGCGGCGCAGGGTGGCGACGTTCTCCCGGGTGGCCGGGTGCT contains:
- the coaBC gene encoding bifunctional phosphopantothenoylcysteine decarboxylase/phosphopantothenate--cysteine ligase CoaBC, with amino-acid sequence MEKPKVVLGVSGGIAAYKACELLRRLTESGHDVRVVPTDASLNFVGAATWSALSGNPVSSEVWESVHEVPHVRIGQAADLVVVAPATADMLAKAAHGLADDLLTNTLLTARCPVVFAPAMHTEMWEHPATRENVATLRRRGAVVIEPAVGRLTGVDTGKGRLPDPGEIFEVCRRVLARGPVAPDLAGRHVVISAGGTREPLDPVRYLGNRSSGKQGYALARTAVARGARVTLIEANTGLPDPAGADVLRAGTAVQLREAVLKAAADADVVVMAAAVADFRPAAYATGKIKKKDGQEQPPIALVRNPDILAEVAADRARPGQLVVGFAAETDDVLANGRDKLRRKGCDLLVVNEVGERKTFGAEENEAVVLGADGGETAVPYGPKEALADTVWDLVTARFR